A window of Bacillaceae bacterium S4-13-56 contains these coding sequences:
- the spoIIAB gene encoding anti-sigma F factor: MRNEMNLSFSALSDNESFARVTVASFITQLDPTMDELTEIKTVISEAVTNAIIHGYDGNGLGKVYISCVIEDKTVQITIRDEGKGIENIDEARQPLYTSKPELERSGMGFTIMENFMDQIEIESSPGQGTAVHLTKHLTQNKPVCN, from the coding sequence ATGAGAAACGAAATGAATTTATCTTTCTCTGCTCTAAGTGATAATGAATCATTCGCTCGTGTTACAGTCGCTTCATTTATTACTCAACTAGATCCTACAATGGATGAACTTACCGAGATTAAAACTGTAATCTCAGAAGCAGTCACGAATGCTATTATCCATGGGTATGATGGGAACGGATTAGGTAAGGTCTATATATCTTGTGTCATTGAAGATAAAACCGTACAAATAACCATACGAGATGAAGGGAAAGGGATTGAAAACATCGATGAGGCAAGACAGCCTCTCTACACCTCGAAACCAGAACTAGAGCGTTCTGGAATGGGCTTTACGATTATGGAAAACTTTATGGACCAAATTGAAATTGAATCCTCTCCTGGACAAGGTACAGCTGTTCATTTAACTAAACACTTAACTCAAAATAAGCCGGTTTGTAATTAA
- a CDS encoding stage V sporulation protein AA: MMDSIVYIQLKPKVHIKEPKNITLSMIAHIKGPSGLQTALRNYSIYQYTEEDENVVVLDSFYILDQLYKNFPYLEYQFIGYSETMILMEKPIKRTPFLLVGVIWLLLFVGAGMAIINFHYDVSMQQVQQKLHYMITGKEEKYPLWIQIPYSFGLGLGMVLFFNHVFKKRINEEPSPLEIEMNNYQSDIDKYLIKHQNKTDPKS; the protein is encoded by the coding sequence ATGATGGATTCAATCGTTTATATACAACTAAAACCTAAAGTGCATATAAAGGAACCAAAGAATATCACTTTGTCCATGATTGCTCATATTAAGGGTCCATCTGGACTTCAAACAGCATTAAGAAACTATTCTATTTATCAATATACAGAAGAAGATGAGAATGTTGTTGTTTTGGATTCATTTTATATTCTCGATCAACTATATAAGAACTTTCCTTATTTGGAGTATCAATTTATCGGTTATAGCGAGACCATGATTTTAATGGAAAAACCGATAAAACGAACTCCTTTTCTTCTCGTTGGAGTAATTTGGCTCCTCCTTTTTGTAGGGGCTGGGATGGCAATCATAAATTTTCATTATGATGTAAGTATGCAACAGGTGCAACAAAAATTGCACTATATGATAACTGGTAAAGAGGAGAAATACCCACTGTGGATTCAAATTCCATATTCCTTTGGCCTTGGTTTGGGGATGGTATTATTTTTTAACCATGTATTTAAAAAACGGATTAATGAGGAACCTAGTCCACTAGAAATTGAAATGAATAATTACCAGTCAGACATCGACAAATACTTAATTAAACACCAGAATAAGACGGATCCCAAATCATGA
- the spoIIAA gene encoding anti-sigma F factor antagonist: MLVSFSVDFEKHQHVLLVRLKGELDHHTSDQFRTNWKEMLEENDIKHVLLNLEGLSFMDSSGLGVILGRYKELKQAGGEMVVCSISPAIKRLFDMSGMFKIIRFEDDEVHALQNMGVAS, from the coding sequence ATGCTTGTGAGCTTTTCGGTTGATTTTGAAAAACATCAACATGTTTTATTAGTAAGATTAAAAGGTGAATTGGATCACCACACATCAGATCAGTTTCGCACCAATTGGAAAGAAATGTTAGAAGAAAATGATATTAAACATGTTTTGTTAAATTTAGAAGGTCTTAGTTTCATGGATAGCTCTGGATTAGGAGTCATTTTAGGCCGATATAAGGAGCTAAAACAAGCAGGTGGAGAAATGGTTGTATGTTCCATTTCTCCTGCTATCAAGAGATTATTTGATATGTCAGGAATGTTTAAAATTATTCGATTTGAAGATGACGAGGTACATGCCCTTCAAAATATGGGGGTGGCGTCATGA
- a CDS encoding stage V sporulation protein AB, producing MITVLLEFIIGLGGGLAVGGGLVAFLTVLGVIPRLMQLSKTGHLSRYYQTVVVLGSLFGVFLSFEWFRFSLPEWTLSIWGIAHGIFVGMLAAALTEVLNVFPIITRRLGMEHKMLLFIMAIVIGKISGSLFHWLWFVK from the coding sequence ATGATTACTGTTCTTTTGGAATTTATTATAGGACTAGGTGGAGGATTAGCAGTAGGAGGAGGACTAGTCGCATTTTTAACAGTCTTGGGAGTGATTCCGAGATTAATGCAACTATCAAAAACGGGACATCTCAGCCGCTACTATCAAACAGTTGTAGTACTAGGCTCACTATTCGGAGTTTTTCTTTCTTTTGAATGGTTTAGATTTTCACTTCCAGAATGGACGTTATCCATATGGGGAATTGCCCATGGTATTTTTGTTGGAATGTTAGCTGCAGCGCTAACAGAAGTCTTAAACGTGTTCCCCATTATTACGAGAAGACTAGGTATGGAGCATAAAATGTTGCTATTCATAATGGCAATTGTAATAGGGAAAATATCCGGTTCCCTTTTTCATTGGTTATGGTTTGTGAAATAA
- a CDS encoding stage V sporulation protein AE, which translates to MKRVIIITDADEYARKSVITISKEIGGYCLADFASNPTEIEPNDFIQRILSINEDPIYVLVDDAGIQGIGPGEKVIQALFDHPDIVIIGALAVASHTRHSEWTRIDLAITQDGEFVGAGVDKEGVIELEGQRINGDTVYILDQLPIPNVIAIGDIGKMHGKDDVKKGSPITKKALKFILEREGIT; encoded by the coding sequence ATGAAAAGAGTTATTATCATTACAGATGCAGATGAATACGCAAGAAAATCAGTTATAACGATAAGCAAGGAAATAGGTGGGTATTGTCTAGCAGATTTTGCATCAAACCCTACAGAAATTGAGCCGAATGATTTCATTCAACGAATCCTCTCAATCAATGAAGATCCTATCTATGTCTTGGTTGATGATGCTGGGATTCAGGGTATTGGTCCTGGAGAAAAAGTGATACAGGCCTTATTTGACCATCCTGACATTGTAATCATTGGGGCTTTAGCTGTGGCCTCTCACACTCGACATTCTGAGTGGACTAGAATAGATTTGGCCATCACTCAAGATGGAGAATTTGTTGGGGCTGGTGTAGACAAAGAGGGGGTCATCGAACTAGAGGGTCAAAGAATAAACGGTGACACTGTTTATATTTTAGATCAATTACCAATCCCCAATGTTATCGCTATTGGTGATATCGGTAAAATGCATGGGAAAGATGATGTAAAAAAAGGATCCCCAATTACAAAAAAAGCCTTGAAATTTATTTTAGAGAGGGAGGGAATTACTTGA
- a CDS encoding peptidylprolyl isomerase — MSKYAVIDLEKGGQVKIELFPNEAPGTVANFEKLIKEGFYNGLNFHRVIPGFVAQGGCPNGTGTGGPGYTIKCETEGNPHKHERGSLSMAHAGKDTGGSQFFIVFEPQPHLNGVHTVFGKVVEGMENVDEIKQGDRMKEVHIVEE, encoded by the coding sequence ATGAGCAAATATGCAGTGATTGACTTAGAAAAAGGTGGACAAGTCAAAATTGAATTATTTCCTAATGAAGCACCTGGAACAGTGGCTAATTTTGAAAAGTTAATTAAAGAAGGATTTTATAATGGCTTGAATTTTCATCGTGTGATTCCTGGTTTCGTTGCACAAGGTGGTTGTCCTAATGGAACTGGAACAGGTGGCCCTGGATATACAATTAAATGTGAAACAGAGGGAAATCCTCATAAACATGAAAGAGGTTCTCTTTCTATGGCCCATGCTGGCAAGGACACAGGCGGTAGTCAGTTTTTTATTGTTTTTGAACCACAGCCACATCTAAACGGAGTACACACTGTGTTTGGAAAAGTGGTAGAAGGCATGGAAAACGTAGATGAGATCAAGCAAGGCGATCGAATGAAGGAAGTTCATATTGTAGAAGAGTAA
- the lysA gene encoding diaminopimelate decarboxylase translates to MENLIKNNHLMINGVDVVELGKIYGTPLFIYDVEKIRTNARSFVDTFEKLGVKSQVAYASKAFSSVAMVQLAKEEGLSLDVVSQGELYTAIKAGFPRKKIHMHGNNKSVAELEMAIKEDIGCIVIDNFYEIALLQDLLKKHEHKMRVLIRVTPGIEAHTHDYILTGQEDSKFGFNLKSGQVEKALQLLLQDPHFQVDGIHCHIGSQIFETDGFVMAVRKLFEASADWKNKLDFTPAVFNVGGGFGIKYTSDDEPLPLPKYVEALVEEVKRQVEVYQMDIPEIWIEPGRSIVGDAGTTLYSLGSIKEIPGVRTYASVDGGMTDNLRPALYGAKYQAVVANKLEEEPSQLVSIAGKCCESGDMLIWDLKVPSIDPGDYLAVASTGAYGYAMANHYNRFPKAAVVFVENGNHQLVVKREDFEDLVRLDLEYKK, encoded by the coding sequence TTGGAAAATTTAATAAAAAATAACCATTTAATGATAAACGGTGTTGATGTTGTTGAGTTAGGAAAAATCTACGGAACACCGCTATTCATATATGATGTTGAAAAAATACGTACGAATGCACGTAGTTTTGTGGATACTTTTGAGAAATTAGGTGTTAAGTCACAGGTTGCATACGCTAGTAAAGCTTTTTCTTCAGTAGCTATGGTTCAATTAGCAAAGGAAGAGGGGCTAAGTTTGGACGTTGTGTCACAAGGAGAGCTTTACACAGCCATAAAGGCTGGTTTTCCAAGAAAAAAGATTCATATGCACGGAAATAATAAGAGTGTAGCAGAACTGGAAATGGCCATAAAAGAGGATATAGGTTGTATCGTAATTGATAACTTTTATGAAATAGCCCTTCTACAAGATCTATTAAAAAAACATGAACATAAAATGAGAGTGCTAATCCGTGTGACTCCTGGAATTGAAGCACACACCCATGATTATATTTTAACAGGCCAAGAGGATTCGAAATTTGGCTTTAATTTAAAAAGTGGACAGGTGGAAAAAGCATTACAGCTTTTACTACAAGATCCCCACTTCCAGGTCGATGGAATCCATTGTCACATAGGTTCTCAAATCTTTGAAACTGATGGGTTTGTGATGGCTGTCAGAAAATTGTTTGAGGCTTCTGCTGATTGGAAAAATAAACTAGATTTTACACCTGCAGTATTTAATGTGGGTGGGGGCTTTGGTATAAAGTACACTTCTGATGATGAACCACTTCCATTACCTAAATATGTAGAGGCATTGGTTGAAGAGGTTAAGAGACAAGTGGAAGTTTACCAAATGGATATTCCTGAAATATGGATTGAGCCCGGTCGCTCTATCGTAGGTGATGCAGGAACTACGCTATACAGTCTTGGGTCTATTAAAGAAATTCCAGGGGTAAGAACTTATGCATCCGTAGATGGAGGGATGACAGATAATCTACGCCCAGCATTATATGGGGCAAAATACCAAGCCGTAGTTGCAAATAAACTAGAAGAAGAGCCTAGTCAGCTAGTTTCCATTGCAGGTAAGTGTTGCGAATCAGGTGATATGTTAATTTGGGATTTAAAAGTTCCTTCCATTGATCCTGGTGATTATTTAGCAGTGGCTTCCACGGGAGCTTATGGATATGCTATGGCTAATCATTATAATCGTTTTCCAAAAGCGGCAGTCGTCTTTGTGGAAAACGGCAATCATCAATTAGTTGTGAAAAGAGAAGATTTTGAAGATCTAGTTCGCTTAGACTTAGAATATAAGAAATAA
- a CDS encoding D-alanyl-D-alanine carboxypeptidase family protein has protein sequence MKKLSILLVVLMFFSMTPQTIFGEESKDSGVGLAKKARSAILIERDTGEVLFKKNADEELPPASMTKIMTLLLIMEALDNGALSLDEKVRASEYAASMGGSQIFLEAGEEMTVEDLLKGIAVASGNDASVALAEKIAGSEEMFVKKMNEKAKELGLKNTKFQNTTGLPESDHYSTANDMAVMARELLKYENITKYTGIYEDYLRKDSDDPFWLVNTNKLVRFYDGVDGLKTGYTSEAKYCLTATAEKNGMRVIAVVMGEETPKTRNAEVSQMLDYAFSQYETKKLFERNEVVDQLRLTKGEPEQVDIYTSEPISILIKKGQEMDGFSTETKIDNNVKAPLKRGDKIGMLLVKDGEETIYKSPLVVGVSVDKASLWSLWKRNLMDQVLKIKQ, from the coding sequence ATGAAGAAATTGTCAATTTTGCTAGTAGTTTTAATGTTTTTTAGTATGACACCGCAGACAATCTTCGGAGAAGAAAGTAAAGACAGTGGTGTTGGCTTAGCGAAAAAAGCTCGATCAGCCATTTTGATAGAAAGAGATACAGGAGAAGTTTTATTTAAAAAGAATGCCGATGAGGAGCTACCTCCAGCGAGTATGACTAAGATCATGACTCTACTTTTAATCATGGAGGCGTTGGATAATGGAGCACTATCCCTGGATGAAAAAGTAAGGGCAAGTGAATACGCTGCTTCTATGGGAGGATCCCAAATATTTCTTGAAGCTGGGGAAGAAATGACAGTAGAGGATTTGTTAAAAGGAATTGCCGTTGCCTCTGGAAATGATGCTTCCGTAGCGTTAGCTGAAAAAATTGCCGGAAGCGAAGAAATGTTTGTGAAGAAAATGAATGAAAAAGCAAAAGAATTAGGATTAAAAAATACAAAGTTTCAAAATACAACAGGATTGCCTGAATCTGACCATTACTCCACGGCAAATGACATGGCAGTTATGGCAAGAGAACTCCTTAAGTATGAGAATATAACAAAATATACAGGCATTTATGAAGATTATCTTCGCAAAGACTCTGATGATCCATTTTGGTTAGTTAATACAAACAAACTTGTTCGTTTTTATGATGGTGTGGATGGCCTGAAAACAGGTTATACGAGCGAAGCAAAATATTGTTTAACTGCTACTGCTGAAAAGAATGGTATGCGAGTAATCGCTGTGGTTATGGGAGAAGAAACACCTAAAACAAGAAATGCAGAAGTATCACAAATGCTAGACTATGCATTCTCCCAGTATGAAACAAAGAAATTATTTGAGAGAAATGAAGTTGTTGATCAACTCCGCTTAACCAAAGGGGAACCAGAACAAGTGGATATTTATACGTCTGAACCTATTTCAATTTTAATTAAAAAGGGTCAAGAAATGGATGGATTTTCTACAGAAACCAAAATAGATAATAATGTCAAAGCTCCATTAAAAAGAGGCGATAAAATTGGGATGTTATTAGTTAAAGATGGGGAAGAAACCATATATAAGAGTCCTCTTGTGGTAGGGGTATCTGTAGATAAAGCTTCATTATGGTCTTTATGGAAAAGAAATCTTATGGATCAAGTGTTAAAAATAAAGCAATGA
- a CDS encoding spore germination protein encodes MKTDKKTPISPKIKQVDEFMRDHIGVGVSFDVGFRKLTILKKEIHIYYLTGLCESAFIIEILETLLSLNNKETPGKNTKEIIENRLVHQQVTSVETIDEVVDQLLAGLIVVFIDGEKEAFVVDVRSYPGRSPQEPDTEKVIRGSRDGYTENIIQNTALTRRRIRDERLRNEILRVGERSKTDICISYLQDVADPGLVKLIKSELEAIEIDGITMAEKTVEEFMVKQGYNPFPLVRYTERPDVAATHILEGHVLVMVDTSPSMIITPTTFFHHVQHAEEYRQSPTVGTFVKWIRFMGIFASLFLLPLWLIFVQDPSLLPEEISFIGPNEESNIPVVLQLIIADIGIEFLRIAAIHTPTSLSTAMGLIAAVLIGQIAIDVGLFVPEVILYVSISAIGSFSTPSYELGVANKIARVALLIITAIFGVNGFLIGTTLLLLFLAHTRSFNTPYLWPFLPFDLKSLLNILIRVSVPASKERPRIVHPQNNYRQP; translated from the coding sequence TTGAAAACAGATAAAAAAACCCCCATTTCTCCGAAAATCAAACAAGTTGATGAATTTATGAGGGATCACATTGGGGTAGGGGTATCCTTTGATGTTGGTTTTCGTAAACTAACCATCTTAAAAAAAGAGATCCATATTTATTACTTAACAGGACTTTGTGAGAGTGCTTTTATTATTGAAATACTAGAAACTCTACTTTCCTTAAACAATAAAGAAACTCCTGGTAAAAATACGAAAGAAATTATAGAAAATCGTTTAGTGCATCAACAGGTAACAAGTGTAGAGACAATAGATGAAGTCGTTGACCAATTACTGGCAGGGTTGATAGTTGTGTTTATTGACGGGGAAAAAGAGGCATTTGTTGTTGATGTTAGAAGTTATCCTGGAAGATCTCCGCAAGAGCCTGATACTGAAAAAGTTATTCGTGGATCGAGAGACGGATATACAGAGAATATTATTCAGAATACAGCTTTAACGAGAAGAAGAATTAGAGATGAAAGATTAAGAAACGAAATTCTACGTGTAGGAGAACGTTCAAAAACGGATATTTGTATTTCATATTTACAAGATGTTGCTGATCCTGGTCTTGTAAAATTAATTAAATCAGAGTTAGAAGCAATAGAGATTGATGGAATTACCATGGCAGAAAAAACAGTAGAAGAGTTCATGGTAAAACAAGGTTACAACCCATTTCCTTTAGTTAGATATACAGAAAGGCCCGATGTGGCTGCAACACATATTTTAGAGGGACATGTCTTAGTTATGGTGGATACTTCGCCTAGTATGATCATTACTCCAACAACTTTTTTTCACCATGTACAGCATGCTGAAGAATATCGTCAATCCCCAACTGTTGGAACATTCGTCAAATGGATTCGTTTTATGGGAATTTTCGCTTCCTTATTTCTGTTACCACTTTGGCTTATCTTTGTACAAGACCCTTCATTGTTACCAGAGGAGATAAGTTTTATTGGACCAAATGAAGAAAGCAATATACCAGTCGTTTTACAGCTAATCATAGCGGATATAGGGATTGAGTTCTTAAGAATTGCAGCCATTCATACACCTACCTCACTCTCAACTGCTATGGGGTTAATAGCAGCAGTATTGATTGGACAAATTGCTATTGATGTGGGCCTATTTGTTCCTGAGGTTATCTTATACGTTTCTATTAGTGCAATTGGGTCCTTTTCTACCCCAAGTTATGAATTGGGAGTAGCTAATAAAATCGCAAGAGTAGCCTTGTTAATAATCACTGCTATTTTTGGTGTTAATGGTTTCTTAATTGGTACCACGTTACTGTTGCTCTTTTTGGCTCATACTCGCTCATTTAATACCCCTTATCTATGGCCATTTTTGCCTTTTGATTTAAAATCTCTTCTAAATATCCTGATCCGTGTATCAGTGCCAGCATCTAAAGAAAGGCCAAGAATTGTTCATCCGCAAAATAATTATAGGCAACCATAA
- the sigF gene encoding RNA polymerase sporulation sigma factor SigF, which translates to MDVELKKSSSREEQLSDEEVKFYIKASQEGDQTARDLLVEKNIRLVWSVVQRFLNRGYDPDDLFQIGSIGLIKSIDKFDLSYDVKFSTYAVPMIIGEIQRFIRDDGSIKVSRSLKETGNKIRRKKDELTKKLGRSPTIHELSEALEIPSEEIVLAQEAAKSPQSIHETVYENDGDPITLLDQMADQDSKWFDKMALKEALLRLDERERLIIYLRYYKDQTQSEVANRLGISQVQVSRLEKKILDVIRNEMN; encoded by the coding sequence ATGGATGTAGAATTGAAAAAAAGTTCAAGTCGAGAGGAACAGCTTAGTGATGAAGAGGTAAAATTCTATATCAAAGCGAGTCAGGAAGGAGATCAAACAGCTAGAGATTTGCTGGTCGAAAAAAACATACGATTGGTTTGGTCTGTTGTTCAGCGATTTTTAAATCGTGGGTATGATCCAGATGATTTATTCCAAATTGGGAGCATAGGTTTAATCAAATCCATTGATAAGTTTGATTTATCTTATGATGTTAAGTTTTCTACCTATGCCGTGCCAATGATCATAGGAGAGATACAAAGGTTTATTAGAGATGATGGGAGTATAAAAGTATCCCGTTCCTTAAAGGAAACAGGGAATAAAATCAGAAGAAAGAAGGATGAGCTTACCAAGAAGCTTGGTAGAAGTCCTACTATCCACGAATTGTCTGAAGCCTTAGAAATTCCTTCTGAAGAAATTGTACTTGCTCAAGAAGCTGCCAAATCTCCTCAATCAATTCATGAAACTGTATATGAAAATGACGGAGACCCAATTACTTTACTAGACCAAATGGCAGACCAGGATTCTAAATGGTTTGATAAGATGGCTTTAAAAGAAGCCCTCTTAAGATTGGACGAAAGAGAACGATTAATTATTTACTTACGCTATTATAAAGATCAAACCCAATCTGAAGTAGCAAACCGGCTTGGAATTTCACAAGTTCAAGTCTCGAGGCTCGAAAAGAAAATATTAGATGTCATTCGAAACGAAATGAACTAA